The genomic segment gagagagagagagagagagagagagagagagagagagagagagaagggggtgggGAGGCAGCTtgactgacagatagacagataaattcttttctcaaattttagtgagagagagagagagagagagagagagagagagagagagagagagagagagagagagagagagatggtgtgtgggaagcaaggttctcattgacacataggctctaatcccATAATTTGCCCAGCACAAAGTTTGGCAGCCGCAGGCTAGGAAATCCCTGAAAAAGCCAATGCCTAaatgatcttcataaaatggtcagaccatAGTATCTTGTGTTTGAGTTGACAAATGAcagaattgagttttgaggtatTGAACAATACTAAGTTTGCTATCTATAaaatagaaggataaaagaagttTGTGTTTAAATCATAAAAGATATAGATGAATAGTAATTTGGTTTAAATCATAGATGAATAGTAATACGAAGAGAGTAGGTGACAtgacagaatcctgaggaagACTATGCACCTTGCAGATCACTTCTCAAATTCAAGGAAAAGGCCTCATTAAGATACAGCTTTTGTCGTTTTCCAAATATACTCATGAATATTTAGAATAGCTTCTTGTCTTATCTTAGGTGGTCAGTTTGTGTGTAGAGGTTTTCTTTGGAGTTTGGTACCTCTGAGGTAGAGAAATAACTTTCCAGAGTTTGgcttattttctttgatttgtgaGCTCATTTGTGTTCTTAATTCTTCTATCTTTACCTGTAACTGGAGTGTTCTTATCTTGCTGGTTAttgaggaggataaaaagatggaggaggaagattatttttattaattttgcacAGCCTGAGAGAATAGGTGGGTCCATATATGCTGCATTGGCTGAGGGCAAGCTGGGCCTGGATCCTGAGGTTGGAGCGGTGGCTGTTGGCTTTGATCGGGAGTTTAGTTATGACAAGTTGGTTCGTGCCATCACTTACCTGGCCAACCCCGAGTGTTTATTCATGGCCACCAACACAGATGAGAAGTACATGGTGACTGGCACACCACTCTACTTACCTGGTGAGCATGTGTTGACGAGATGCCCTGGACTTGGCAAGTCTCAAGTACCACCCTTGATCACTGTCAAGTTGGTGTTGGATATCAAGCATAACTGTTGTGCATATGAATATCTATCACATCTACAATGAAGTATAAAGGTTAAACAAAGGCTTATTCTACTTTCTTGTTGAAATGTTTTGAAAAGAAGTCTCACAAAGATGTGTCCAAGTGCCTTGATCAATAGTATTAACATATTTGTATGCAAATGTTTGGCAAATGTTGTGTTTAGGACTTTGACGGGTGTGGGCCAGGATTATTGTCTAATTGCTCATTGGTGTAAAGAAATGGCTATTTCCTATCAAACATTGTCTGATAAATATTTGTCACTATCAGCTAAGATACTTATCTATGTCAATATTTCTACTATGATCATGATTAGTAAACTACCATTGTTAATCATTGTAATGAAGGACAACAATATTACAGCTGCTGGTGTCCTGGTGAAGGCCATTGANNNNNNNNNNNNNNNNNNNNNNNNNNNNNNNNNNNNNNNNNNNNNNNNNNNNNNNNNNNNNNNNNNNNNNNNNNNNNNNNNNNNNNNNNNNNNNNNNNNNNNNNNNNNNNNNNNNNNNNNNNNNNNNNNNNNNNNNNNNNNNNNNNNNNNNNNNNNNNNNNNNNNNNNNNNNNNNNNNNNNNNNNNNNNNNNNNNNNNNNNNNNNNNNNNNNNNNNNNNNNNNNNNNNNNNNNNNNNNNNNNNNNNNNNNNNNNNNNNNNNNNNNNNNNNNNNNNNNNNNNNNNNNNNNNNNNNNNNNNNNNNNNNNNNNNNNNNNNNNNNNNNNNNNNNNNNNNNNNNNNNNNNNNNNNNNNNNNNNNNNNNNNNNNNNNNNNNNNNNNNNNNNNNNNNNNNNNNNNNNNNNNNNNNNNNNNNNNNNNNNNNNNNNNNNNNNNNNNNNNNNNNNNNNNNNNNNNNNNNNNNNNNNNNNNNNNNNNNNNNNNNNNNNNNNNNNNNNNNNNGGTAATGCATGTCTGCACCTCATCAGTGGCAGTCCCCTACCCCAGCTCACCTCGGGCCCTCATCCCCTCCAAGTGGTGCGGTCAGTCAAGCCGCTTGGGATCACAGTGGACGACCAGctgacatggaagcagcatATCACTGCCACAGTTAGGGTGGCAGCCTACAGACTTTACATGCTACGCAGACTCAAATCGCTGGGCACACCAGCAGTGAAGTTAAAAGGGGCATACCTAACCTTTATTCTGCCAAGATTCATGTATGCCTCACCAGCCTGGTCCTCCGGTCTCGATCACCGCCACTCAACGGCAGCAGCTAGAGGATGTACAAAAAAGGGTATGCAGGATCATCTTTGGCCCTGCCTTCACTAATTATGACCACGCCCTGACCACTCTGAATCTTTCCAGACTGTCTAATCAAACACCGAGAGGCCCTGAAGAAACTAGGCATAAGTCTACTATGTCACCTGTGGTTTCGCCACCTGCTCCCCTGCCACCCTTGCCCTGTCCACACCACACGTCACAACAATGTCGTCATGCCCATAAGGGCCCCTCGCACCGACCGCTATCAAAACTGCGCGATACCCGCCATGGTACAAACCATAAACCACTAGGCTGGAACATAATTAGTACATgtgggaaaagaataataagttTGCAATATTAATGTGTCAGACTACATAGGatgtagggaaaaaaatgaagagaaattttAAACAATAAAATATTCAAAGTAGGACTGGTAGATATGGAAATAAGTATTATGACAAGATCATCATGTTAATGTAATACTATGACAAATATTCGACAAAACACAAAGTTATAAAACTAAATTTCAGTCAAGATTCTAGCCACATTAGGCTTGAGGCAAGCCTTGCTGGTCTGGGTTGCAACTGACATTGACCCATTTTCATGTTGAGATCAAGTTATGAGCTATGAAAGATCGGAAACTTACGAGATTACTTACGGCTAGGCTATCTTGGGTGGCCGCTTCCATATAGGCGTATTTATATACGAATGAAGCTACGTATACAAGTTTGATACTAAGAAACAATTATTTCCCATATAATAAATACGAACGTAATGTTTGGATGTGAAGTTATTTATCATGAAGTAGTTGATGCGATTACCACATTCTCTTTTTAGCATAAAATGCTGCGCCGCTCCAATGCTCAGTAGGCAAGTTAGACCTGTAAAATGTGTTTCGaggccgaaaaaaaaaaaaaaaaaaaaatcacacaagaGGGTGTTTGTGATCACATTATAGAACATAGACATAGTGTCTAGTAAGTATTCAAGTATTGTAATGTTCTATAAAGATACGGTACATCCACTATCAACATCACATAGAAACCACAATTTTCTCTACAATCTCCCGTCGGTGCAGTCTCTCGCAATTCCATAGTCACCACAGTTCTTCACAGAGACACAGGAATGCCGATCAGTCATGAGTTCAAAGTAATAGGGAGTGGAATGCACTGGTGGGGCCAGGTTAACTTGGTGTTGGTCACAATAACAACGTTACAGGGGAACGCCAAGAtgaccatcactaccaccactgccgccgagATGTTCCGCGCTCTGCGTTGGCCCAACGCCACGGTGCCTGTGGAAGTGTCGGAAGGAGTCCTCACCTCTTCCAACGTGCATGACCTATACGCAGCCATGCATCACCTTAACAACCTCACGTGCCTAAGGTTCGTCAATGCGACGCAACACCAGTACCGCGTGCTGGTGGTGTCTTCGACAGGTTGTGGCAGCCTCGTTGGGTATGTGGGAGTGGGAGAGTATCAGAAGTTATTCCTGGGCGCTTCATGCTTCTTAAAGAGGGGCATCGTACTACATGAACTGCTACACGTAGCCGGTCTCTTTCATGAGCATACGCGCCCAGACCGTGATCAGTACGTGCGAGTGGTTTGGACCAACATCCATAAGGATAAACATAAGAACTTTGCTGTGCCACCGTGGATGAAGAGTAGCCCTGGTCTCGTAACGTTCGGGCTTCCATACGACTTTGGGAGCTTGCTTCATTACGGTCTCAAAGTGTTTACAATGGATCAAGAACGACCAAGCATGGTGCTGCAACGACCTCATGAGTACACGGGGCTCGTGGGCCAGAGGGATGCACCTTCAAGGACTGATGTAGCCCGCGTGAATCGCCTTTATGAGTGTTGGAACCACTACCTGGGTGATGATCTGCCTGGAGCCAAGACCTACCTCGTCTGGCATGCTGCAACACTCAACCTCGAGGTCTCTCACTCCCACACCTCGGACAAAGAAATCTGAGGAGCCAGTCAGGGATGTTTGAGTTAAATTTCTGTAGTGCAAGTTGCATacttatgaatattttttttattgcaatgtggtgtttgcatatttttttttccttaaaaataaacataacgatagtaaaaatgtgttttcTCTGCTTTGACATGACATTATTGTAAGGCACGCCACCGGCATAACTGATTGCTAAAACCAGCATTAACCACATGCCAATAGGCTtaccatctacacacacacacacacacccaagagagagagagagagagagagagagagagagagagagagagagagagagagagagagagctggtaaTCGTGACTTACGTGTATTGAAAATTTGTGGTTTTGCGTTTTGGGAACAATTTTCACATTCACAATATTACTTGCTGATGTTTCTTGACTAAGACACGAAGCTGCTGTCATGATAACATTCAATCTTTCATCTTAATGTATGTCACATTTATAAAATatcggaaaagaaaaaaaaggtctcATAAAGTGactcaaaatatataaaaaccaaAGCTGAACTTTCGAAGACGAGTAAATATGATCATCTGAATTTTCTTGATTGGAAAAAATATTgattcagcaaaaaaaaaaaaaaaaaaaaaaaaaaaatccaacgtGAAATTAATTTGATGACGCTATGATGCTGATATATAAGTatacctagtgtgtgtgtgtgtgtgtgtgtgtgtgtgtgtgtgtgtgtgtgtgtgcgcgtgcgtgcgcgcaatgcgtatatttacatatatacactCATATTCAAATCTGAAAGCACAGGTTTGTTAGTGGTGATTATGGGTGAGAGGAGACAACAGGACAGAGCCAAGAAAGGAGGCAAGAAGTGAGCGGCCAGCCTGAGTACCCTTCCTTCAACACGGTCCCTGAGCAGCCAGTTAACAATGTGAGTGTCGTGAAGTAACTGATGAAAAGTAACACCCAGTCGATTCTGCTGCCCTCCACAAGTCCAAATGCCCGCCCCGCCTAGTGACGCTGCACTTCCACTGATCGGCAGCAAAGGACACGCAGCAGATACTATGCACACAGAAGGAGGCGcgagcacgcacacgcacgcacacatatacACTGCATATAGGATAAGGACGGAGCAATAGGCGGTCCATTGAGTTGATTAGTACCTTGAGATAAGCCTATCATACACTGTAACTGGAGAgtcgggaggagggaggaaggagggagggagggtaggagggagaaAGGCGGACATGGCGAGcttggagtgagagggagggaaggaaggtaggggtGTCAGAACACTTCGTGGTCTTTTACACGCCCGCTACGTTGTCTTTTTACGTCGCGTTATAAGAGAGAATCAGCCGCCATTCCACGTCCTCCTTAAACGCCCTCCCCCCCTGTCGCCTGCCCGTTTCATAACCCCATAACCCCACCAACCTCTCACAGAACAACTCAAGGCACTCCCGACTCGGGCgtaccaagtctctctctctctctctctctctctctctctctctctctctctctcttatttttagtAATGCTCATCATGATGACTATTTCCTCAGCTGAGTGTGACGCAATGTGTCTTGAACAGATGTTAAGTACTTAAAATATTTCAGGAATTTTATTTTAACTGTGTCACAATATTTGCCATCACCATTGACAGCGACACATGGCAAGCGGcacgtggcgtggtgtggtgtggtgtggcggggcggggcggggcggataGGAACACTGACGGTAGTAGCACGTAGGCCTACTACTAACTATCTATTCAACATGGTACGAGGCAAGACCCTCTGTGCTTGACAAAACCTATACAGACTGTAACTATGCATGGTTCAGGGACGGGGCCAAAGTTAACTGAAAATAACAGCGGACACCGGCAAAGTGTTCACatattaataatataatgaatTCTGGCAAATTTTACCGCTGGGGCTCAGCAAGGCAAACCAAAGACTTTTCCAACTGCGGCTTACGTAGCATGTGTTGATAGCAACAATGTAGCACCGGAACTCTACAGATGAAAACCCGACGTTCTGCGAGTATTCAGATCGATAACTGGGAACACTTCGtagacttgtctgtctgtgtgcgtgttgCTTCGTTTTCCGTCAAAGTTACAACTGAATGgataaagtgtttgagaatttaATCAACAACACTGACCaccaatacatgaaaaaaaaaaaaaaaaatctacatatcTACATTCTGCACTATCTATAccttttatttactctctctctctctctctctctctctctctctctctctcatacacacggGAGGAACTCTGCCGCTGAAAAGTTCCCTGTGTCTGCTAGGACTGCAT from the Portunus trituberculatus isolate SZX2019 chromosome 48, ASM1759143v1, whole genome shotgun sequence genome contains:
- the LOC123498446 gene encoding glycerol-3-phosphate phosphatase-like, with amino-acid sequence MDSLPMSMDRDSLQQLLEEIDTVLLDCDGVLWRGAQGTDVVPRAQEVVSRLKLMGKKVFLVTNNSTVTQDDCYRKCNTLGFTVEKESIICASFVLAQYLKEINFQKKVYVVGAAAIAQELQDAGIRCIGVGPERIGGSIYAALAEGKLGLDPEVGAVAVGFDREFSYDKLVRAITYLANPECLFMATNTDEKYMVTGTPLYLPAAGVLVKAIDGSPLPQLTSGPHPLQVVRSVKPLGITVDDQLTWKQHITATVRVAAYRLYMLRRLKSLGTPAVKLKGAYLTFILPRFMYASPAWSSGLDHRHSTAAARGYCLIKHREALKKLGISLLCHLWFRHLLPCHPCPVHTTRHNNVVMPIRAPRTDRYQNCAIPAMVQTINH
- the LOC123498979 gene encoding low choriolytic enzyme-like produces the protein MPISHEFKVIGSGMHWWGQVNLVLVTITTLQGNAKMTITTTTAAEMFRALRWPNATVPVEVSEGVLTSSNVHDLYAAMHHLNNLTCLRFVNATQHQYRVLVVSSTGCGSLVGYVGVGEYQKLFLGASCFLKRGIVLHELLHVAGLFHEHTRPDRDQYVRVVWTNIHKDKHKNFAVPPWMKSSPGLVTFGLPYDFGSLLHYGLKVFTMDQERPSMVLQRPHEYTGLVGQRDAPSRTDVARVNRLYECWNHYLGDDLPGAKTYLVWHAATLNLEVSHSHTSDKEI